Proteins from one Juglans microcarpa x Juglans regia isolate MS1-56 chromosome 6S, Jm3101_v1.0, whole genome shotgun sequence genomic window:
- the LOC121237883 gene encoding uncharacterized protein LOC121237883 isoform X1, whose amino-acid sequence MSSSHTRVQTAGRSTLPEISQYPNVHKLFRNEVISTTTNNEEQVHEDNNIGSRPKNHGPKSQTTPAVRLVKKVEVSEVLHEETILEQDADGYLEKKHKRFLCKWKSYKDYY is encoded by the exons ATGAGCTCTAG CCATACTCGTGTTCAGACAGCTGGGAG ATCAACTCTCCCTGAAATCTCCCAATACCCAAATGTGCACAAGCTGTTTCGCAACGAAGTGATCAGTACTACTACTAACAATGAAGAACAGGTACATGAAGACAATAATATTGGATCTCGTCCCAAGAATCATGGCCCCAAGAGCCAAACTACTCCAGCAGTACGGCTTGTAAAGAAGGTTGAAGT CTCTGAAGTACTTCATGAAGAGACCATTCTTGAGCAGGATGCTGATGGCTACCTGGAGAAGAAGCACAAGCGCTTTCTTTGCAAGTGGAAATCCTATAAAGATTATTATTAG
- the LOC121237883 gene encoding uncharacterized protein LOC121237883 isoform X2, whose translation MSSSHTRVQTAGRSTLPEISQYPNVHKLFRNEVISTTTNNEEQVHEDNNIGSRPKNHGPKSQTTPAVRLVKKVEVSEVLHEETILEQDADGYLEKKHKRFLCKWKSYKDYY comes from the exons ATGAGCTCTAG CCATACTCGTGTTCAGACAGCTGGGAGatcaa CTCTCCCTGAAATCTCCCAATACCCAAATGTGCACAAGCTGTTTCGCAACGAAGTGATCAGTACTACTACTAACAATGAAGAACAGGTACATGAAGACAATAATATTGGATCTCGTCCCAAGAATCATGGCCCCAAGAGCCAAACTACTCCAGCAGTACGGCTTGTAAAGAAGGTTGAAGT CTCTGAAGTACTTCATGAAGAGACCATTCTTGAGCAGGATGCTGATGGCTACCTGGAGAAGAAGCACAAGCGCTTTCTTTGCAAGTGGAAATCCTATAAAGATTATTATTAG